A stretch of DNA from bacterium:
GTATGAAAGTTTTCAGGAGTATATTTGTTAATAAGATTGATAAATTCGACAGGAGCTACTATAGAAGACAAATTTTCTACAGGACAGCTAAGGTTTTCTGCTAATAATTTCTTGTAGTTACAATCTGTTGCGTTATTAATATTATATTTTTCTGATTTGATATTGATTTTCAATGTGTTAGACCAAAACTCTTATTTCTATAAAATTATATCCTGAAAAAGATATATAATTTTAATTAGAAATCAAAATTCCAGTAAAAAAATATTAAATTTATGCTGAGAAATCTACTTTTTTACCAAGCACACGATGAGCAAGATCATCTATAACTTTACCTATTGATTTATCACCGTCATAATTAACTACGCCCAGAGGCTGCCCTGATTTATTTTTTATAGTAATTGTAGGGCTAAATAACGTACCTAAATGAGCACCGGAATAATCAATTTCAATTTTATTAACAGCAGTATCTTCAGGCTTATAAGGAAATATTTTAGCTCCGGGTATTGTAATAGTCATCTCTTTCTCCTTTGTCTTATATACTGGCAACTTCTAAATAATTAAAGCGTACTCAAAATAAAAATTGCCGCTAATATTTAAAAAAGAGAGTTGTAAAGCTGAAAATACTTGATAATGTTGAAAAGTTTCAGTTTAATAATTCTTAATAAAATAGTATAATTTTTTTATGAAACCAGTACTAACAATTGAAGAATCTCTCAAATTGCTTCCTGATGCATCAGGGGTCTATCTCATGCACGATAAAAACAATGAAATAATTTATATCGGCAAAGCTAAAAATCTGAAAAAGCGTGTAAAAAGCTATTTCCAGAAAAATCATGACTCTCCAAAACTTATTGTTATGGTTCCTCAGATTATAAGGTTTGATTTTATTATTACTGACTCGGAAGTTGAGGCATTAATACTTGAATCTCATTTAATAAAAAAGCATAAACCGAAATATAACGTTCTTCTTAAAGATGACAAGAGGTTTCCGTGGTTTTTAATTACAGAAGAACAATATCCCCGAATAATTGTAACAAGAAAAGCTGATAAAAAGTTTCAAAAAGGGAAATATTTCGGACCTTATACAAATGCAAGAGCAATGTATTCAACTCTTGAGCTGATTAAAAAGATGTTTCCGCTTAAACAATGCAAAACTCCACGTTTTAAAGACCGCCCATGCATGTATTATCAAATAGGTAAGTGCCTTGGACCATGCCAAAAACTTACAGCCTCGGAAGATTATAAGGAAGTTGTTAAGCAGGTTGAAATGTTTCTTTCCGGTAAACAAAGCGAGTTATTAGCCGAATTGAAAAACCGGATGGAGATTTTTGCGGAAAATCAGGAATTTGAAAAAGCTGCACGCTACAGGGACAGTTATTTTGACGTATTGAAGGCAGTCGGCAAGCAAAAAGTGGTTTCTGAAAATACCGACATAAACCAAGATATACTGGGATTTGCACGGGATAATTCCATAATGAGCATTGCTCTTTTAAAAGTCAGAGACGGCAGGCTTATAGCTAAAGAAGATTTTGACATCAAGCTTGATGAAATCCACACACCTTATGAAGCATTAATTGCTTTTATTCAAGAGTACTACCAGCTTGTTGACAGGTCAGAAATTCCTAAAGAACTGCTTATTTCCTGCGAAATCGAAGATGAAGAAAGCAAAATCATTAAAGAATGGCTCTCTTTCAAAAAAGGCTCTAAAGTCAGTCTTATGTCTCCCAAAAGCCAAAAGAAGTTTGAACTCGTTGAAATGGCGGACAAAAACGCTTTAGCCGCTCTTGAAGGTTTAAAAGTTTCAGAAATGGCAAGTCTTCAAAATGACTGGAACGAAATCGGTTGTTATATTCAGGAAAAACTTAATCTTCCAAATTTTCCGGCTCGAATCGAATGTTTTGATATTTCGCATATTCAAGGAACAAATACTGTGGCAAGTATGGTCGTCTTTATTAACGGAAAACCATATAAATCAGAATACAGGAAGTATAAAATCAGAACTCTTGCCGAAGGGCAGACAGATGATTTTGCTTCAATGAAGGAAGTAATAAAAAGACGGTATCAAAAACTTTTGCGTGATATGTCAAATAATGCCCAAAAAGAACAAATTTTTCCTGACTTAATAATAGTAGACGGAGGAAAGGGACAACTTTCCGCCACATTGGAGTCATTGGAAGAACTGGGGCTTAGCAATATGCCTATAGTTTCTCTTGCCAAAAAGTTTGAAGAGATTTTTCTTCCCGAGCAGCCAAATCCTATTATTCTTCCTGCTAATTCAAAGGCATTATTTCTTTTTCAACAGGTCAGAGATGAAGCCCATCGCTTTGCTGTGAGTTATCACAGGAAATTACGGGAAAAAAGCGCTATAAAATCAATACTTGATGATATATCTACGCTGCAACTTTCTCATAAAAAGACACTAATAGAATATTTCGGCGATATAAACGGGATTATGACGGCGAACAAGTCAGAATTATCAAGAGTTATAGGAAAAACTCACGGCTCTAAAGTTTATAACTTTTTGCAAAAATATAACAATTCAAAATAAAAAGCTGTTTGATTAAGAATAAACAAACGGAGGACCGCTTTTGATTTCTGAAAGTACGTTTTCTTTCAGTTTTTTAATTTCGTTTAAAGAAAGCGGCTGCTTGATTTTTTCCTTATAATCTTCCATTAAAGGCTGAATATAGCTGTTTTTCTTCCGATAAAAGTTATTAAGCTCTACCTGAACAAGCCTGTCTTGAAGATCAATTTCTGTTTTGGCGTTTGCTTTTTCTACCTGAGTTTCTTTAATTCCTTCTATGGCTTTTTCTCCCACGTACTCAAAGGCTGCCGAGGAACAAAGAAGTATTGCCAAATTCCTTGTTTGAGGAGATTTATTAATCATATACGTGTAAATAAAGGATGAAACGTGGCTTACAACCGCAGAAAAAATTGTTTTGCCGCTGCTTCCGTATACCTCGCGAGAGGCATCTTCAAATACTGAATTATTTGATTTTGCTTTATTACAGTCATTTACAAAAGATTGTTTTATTTCTGCTGTAGCACTAGAATTTTCCAGAGTTTTTTTCAAGTCTTGTTGGGAAATATTTTTCAAATCATCACCCAACTTTTGTTGAATTTCACTTTTATAAGCTTCCAGATGTTGCGCCATTTTGCCAATATTTTTGAAAATAGATTTTGCAAACAATAAAGATAGCCCTATAGTTGCAACCCCTACGCCTGAATATAAAGCAATTTTGCCTAAATCATTTTTATTTTCATCTTTATTATTATTTTTATTTCCAAAAGCCGCTTGTTTTTTATCAGAATTTTCCTGATTTACTAAAAAATTGTCATAACTGTTTAATTCATTATTTTTTTGAGACATCAAACTTCTGATTATCTGGTTTTTTCCTGAGAAACTTTTTGTTTCTATATCAATAAGTTTTTCTTCTTTATCACGTTTTATATCTGCAAAATTTTTCTTAACCCAAATTTCTTTTACCCCGTCAACAACATTTTTCATCATAAAACCTGTTGCGGAAGCTGCTAAAACTGCTGCGGCAGTTAGTAATGTTTTTGTAGAAGGATCATGAATAAAAGCATACAGAACTAATCTATTATCATTGTTTAATGTAACCATTCTTGGAACATCAGGTATTTTGACATCCGATAATAAATTATTTTTGTTGATTAAAGAATTTTTGAATAATTTCGCAGCTCCCGCACCAATACCAAGAATTAACAAAGGTGCTGCAATTATTGGAACTATCGGGTTGTTATACCATTTAGCGGAATTATTTTCTTTTTTCTCCAACATAGCCTTCGGCAAAGGTGTATCCTGCACCGGAGAATCCGCATAATATGTTTCGGGGTCTTTTATAAAAGTATTTACAACAACGCCTTCTTTTGTAATTTCTTCTTTAACTTTTTTTCTATTATTGGTATCAGTAGAATTACGGGGTTGCAGTGCAGAGAAATTATTTATTACAGAATTTTTATACATTAAGTAATTCCTCGTAAGTTTCTGCATTGTTTTTCTGATCTTCTAATTCTTCAAAAGAATTGTCAGTCGGTTCTACTATTCTGAAAAGTTTTTTCTTTAGCCTGTTTGCAAAAGCAGCTAAAAACTCTTTTACAGCCTTTTCTTTATCTTTCATATTAGAAATAAAAGTTTCCATAGCATTTTTAAAGTTTTCTGTTGCCTGTTTTAGTTTGTTCATAATTTGTTGGAGTTTTTCATTTAACAAACCTGCAAGTTTAGTTATATTTTGAAAAAGCTGTGTTTTTAATTCGGTAAAAATATTATTTATTGCCTGCATTGTTCGGGTTATGGTTTTTGCAAGAGGTGTTAAACCTGTTGAATTAAACAGTTTAACAAGATTATTATCGATAAAGTTATTTATTGTTTTAAAAATACTTGATTGCTCGATAAATTTTTTCATAGCAGACATGTTATCAAGTTTTTGATTGAATTCCTGTCTTTGTTTTGCAGCAAGCATTGCATTCCACGCAGGAAGCAAGTCAGCCCATGTCAGAAGCCCTAATTCTTTTGCGGTAGGCTTTGATTTTGCTGCCGAGCCTCCTCCGCCTCCGCCCATTCCAAGACATAGAGGACATGAACCGCCGGGATTTCCATGCGGACAGCAAACTCCCATCGTTTTTTGCTGAACAAGAATTTTAGGCGTATTATTTGTATTTAAAGCTTGTATTTTCATGTTTCTTTCTTGGTATTTAATTTTTATAGATTGCTTCGTTATGCTCGCAATGACGATTTAGGCGATTTAGCAATTCGAGTTTTTCAGGCAAAATGACAAAAAACATAGAAGAACGCTTTTAATTTAAAAGCGTTCTTCTATAAAATTATAAATATGTAATTATCATCGAAATAATCCTCTAGTGCTCGCTATTAACATATAACAAAGAGGTATTCTGACTTGAAAGCATAAATTAAACAAAATGCCTTCTTTACAGTTGCGGCACAGTCCCGGATTTTAACCGGAGTTTCCCTATTTGTTGTGATAAATTTTATCATCAGCAATATTTGTTGTAAAGAGAATTTTGATGTTTATATCTTTATTTTTACAACCGCTTTTTTGACGTATTGAGAAGTTATTGCTTCAATTCCCGGCATGTGGGCATCTAACGGAGTGAAAATAGTGAAAAATTTTTCTTCAACTGTAACTAAATAGCCATTACCTTCCAAAAACATAATATCTGCGGTTTCATCATAATCAGTTAGAGGTTTTAGCGTATTAACATTTGTATAGCCCATTTTTTCTACGCCTTTAATCAAATACTGAATATCAATATGCTTTTTATGAGCTTCAAATCTTCCTTCTGCAAGAGGTTTTGTCTGGTAATCCTGTACTAATACAAAAATATCATCGCCTAAAATTTCGTATTTTCCGTTTTGAATTTCAGAAAAGTCAGTATTTTCAAGATATTTAAGGGCTATGGCCATTTTTTCGTTGATATCATAATACAAAGATGCATTCTGTATTTTATCTATAATCATAACAATTAATTCTCATTATTATTTCCCGTATTTTCCATACTGCTTAATTTACGCTGAATTAGCAGGCTGAGTGTGCCGTTTGGTTTTTTGACAAGATAATCTGAAAGCAATTTTTTAGCTGAATTTATAGCGCCTGTTTTTTCGTAAAAATTTGAAAGCACCACATAAAGATAATCATTATCAGGCAAAATGGCAATCCCTTCTTTCAAAACTTTTATTGAATAACTCGGCATTGAGCGGTCATAAAAAATTTCCGAAAGGTCGATAACGTCCTGTATGGATTTAGGCTGGTTATTTACAGCTTTCTCAAACTCCATTTGGGCTTTGTTTTTCATATTCAGACAAATATAGCTCTGGCTCAGGTTGTAATGATAGACAGACCTGTTGGGATTAAGAGCGATAGCTTTCTGAAAAGCATTGGTTGCTTCTATATATTTATCTTTTTTCAGATACAGCAAACCTTTATAATTATATGGTTCCGCATTTGACTGATTTAGCTGTATTGCATCATTTAACGTATCGATAGCCCTGTCAACTTCATCGTTTTGTTCATAGACCTTGCTTAAAGCCAGATAAGCTTTATAATTTGAGGGATCAAGTTCTATGGTTTTGCGGTAATTTTCTATTGCATCAAATACACTCCCTGTACTTTGATAAATAGAAGCAAGGTAATAATATGAAGTCGGGTTATCTTTATTGAGCCTTATAGCTGTTTTCAGGTAATTTTCAGCTTCCGTTTTGTTTAACTCGTTTGCATAAATAATCCCAAGATTTTGACTTGCAAGATAATGGTCATTTTTGAGATTCAATACTTCTTTAAAATTATATTTAGCCTGTTCATACTTTCCTGCATTGTAATAAGCAAGTCCTTTTGTAAAATAAGCTTGATAATATTTTGGGTCAGCTTGTATAGCTTTATCTAAATAAGCAATTTCATTGGCAAAATCTTTTTTCTTTTTATAAATCAATGCTAAATTATAGAAAGATTCAGGATAAGAAGGCTCGATCGCAAGTGCCTTATTGCTGTATTCAATAGCTTTTTCGGGATTATCTTTTTGTACTTCTATATTTGCAAGGTTATTATAAGCTTTTGCGTACATTGGATTTAATTCCAAGGCTTTTTTAAAGAAATTTTCAGCCTTTTGGGCATTATCACGTTTAAAATATTCAATACCTTTTTCATTATAATAATCAGCTGTATATTGTACTTCTTTAGTTTCTTCCTGCATTGGTTTTTCGTATTGAATCTCGGCAGGTTTGGCATGTTCCGGTTCCTGAGTCTGGTAATACTTCATATCATTGCCAAAGACAGAAGCCGGCATTTCTGTTGAAGCTGTTTGCTGCTTTGAAATATCTGTTATTAAAGTTTTTGATTTGTCGACTTTAACACTTATTTTTTCTTTAACTTTTTCTTTTTGAGGAACTTTTACTACTATTTTTTCCTGATAATAATTGTTAAATTGGCTAAAATCAGGCTTCAGTTTGTTAAAAAAGGCTGATATTTCCAGTAATTTTTGATTTTTAATAACATGAGGCTTTTCTGCTGATTTAACTTCGGAAACGTCTTGTTTTTCTGTTGATACGGTTTCATCTTCAGGATTTATTTTTGGATCTTCAGCTATCATTTTAAGGGGCGAAACTAAGTTATTAAAAGACGGGTTCTGTCTTTCTTTTGAAAATTTATTCAAATCAGGATTAAGTTTCACGACCTTATTAGTTTTGCTTTTTGTAAAATTATCAGGTATTTTGT
This window harbors:
- the uvrC gene encoding excinuclease ABC subunit UvrC; protein product: MKPVLTIEESLKLLPDASGVYLMHDKNNEIIYIGKAKNLKKRVKSYFQKNHDSPKLIVMVPQIIRFDFIITDSEVEALILESHLIKKHKPKYNVLLKDDKRFPWFLITEEQYPRIIVTRKADKKFQKGKYFGPYTNARAMYSTLELIKKMFPLKQCKTPRFKDRPCMYYQIGKCLGPCQKLTASEDYKEVVKQVEMFLSGKQSELLAELKNRMEIFAENQEFEKAARYRDSYFDVLKAVGKQKVVSENTDINQDILGFARDNSIMSIALLKVRDGRLIAKEDFDIKLDEIHTPYEALIAFIQEYYQLVDRSEIPKELLISCEIEDEESKIIKEWLSFKKGSKVSLMSPKSQKKFELVEMADKNALAALEGLKVSEMASLQNDWNEIGCYIQEKLNLPNFPARIECFDISHIQGTNTVASMVVFINGKPYKSEYRKYKIRTLAEGQTDDFASMKEVIKRRYQKLLRDMSNNAQKEQIFPDLIIVDGGKGQLSATLESLEELGLSNMPIVSLAKKFEEIFLPEQPNPIILPANSKALFLFQQVRDEAHRFAVSYHRKLREKSAIKSILDDISTLQLSHKKTLIEYFGDINGIMTANKSELSRVIGKTHGSKVYNFLQKYNNSK
- a CDS encoding YhcH/YjgK/YiaL family protein — encoded protein: MIIDKIQNASLYYDINEKMAIALKYLENTDFSEIQNGKYEILGDDIFVLVQDYQTKPLAEGRFEAHKKHIDIQYLIKGVEKMGYTNVNTLKPLTDYDETADIMFLEGNGYLVTVEEKFFTIFTPLDAHMPGIEAITSQYVKKAVVKIKI
- a CDS encoding tetratricopeptide repeat protein, translated to MNNKSINKYIFSFLLCSILASNSVSTRAEGINIEKINFELGVSCLKQNDYKQAIRYFELVVQKNPKNIEAYYNLALAYKKSGMAEKSVSEFDTVVKLLNDPKNSQVKEIDINKISQENRILHSNELASDKYGLYSKVKSQENDYIDLGDIHYDNQQFDTAIEYYNLALQINPYNDSIYFKIAKSYVDAGNFIKAKPYITKAVELTPQNPKFTYYKDLVEKNTGSKKINLPQKTVNQPINKKELFREETPAVKVSTEINKSKNNPDFQKEETKKIEIPNIKLNDKILKPKIVSEIKSPAYKNTFTEDKKQLINQENSSQGKSQELDYLDLADLHYDNQELETAIEYYTLALNINSNNDYTYYKLARCFLDMKQYKNADKYIDKAIAFNSVSSQKKYFYFKDEILNKLNSDNNTALSYKIPDNFTKSKTNKVVKLNPDLNKFSKERQNPSFNNLVSPLKMIAEDPKINPEDETVSTEKQDVSEVKSAEKPHVIKNQKLLEISAFFNKLKPDFSQFNNYYQEKIVVKVPQKEKVKEKISVKVDKSKTLITDISKQQTASTEMPASVFGNDMKYYQTQEPEHAKPAEIQYEKPMQEETKEVQYTADYYNEKGIEYFKRDNAQKAENFFKKALELNPMYAKAYNNLANIEVQKDNPEKAIEYSNKALAIEPSYPESFYNLALIYKKKKDFANEIAYLDKAIQADPKYYQAYFTKGLAYYNAGKYEQAKYNFKEVLNLKNDHYLASQNLGIIYANELNKTEAENYLKTAIRLNKDNPTSYYYLASIYQSTGSVFDAIENYRKTIELDPSNYKAYLALSKVYEQNDEVDRAIDTLNDAIQLNQSNAEPYNYKGLLYLKKDKYIEATNAFQKAIALNPNRSVYHYNLSQSYICLNMKNKAQMEFEKAVNNQPKSIQDVIDLSEIFYDRSMPSYSIKVLKEGIAILPDNDYLYVVLSNFYEKTGAINSAKKLLSDYLVKKPNGTLSLLIQRKLSSMENTGNNNEN